Below is a window of Fuerstiella sp. DNA.
TGATTGCTCTGATGTGATTAACTGGTTTGTTCTGAGGCAAACTATCTATTGATCAAATCCGGAATGCAGCTGGCCGTATTTTTTGTTTGTGTGGTAGTGGTTCACCCGGATTTAATGAGCATCATACTTTCGTTACAGATATCGATACCGTAAGCCAAGCTTCCAAAACGTTTCAAATCTGTCGGCCCAACGGCTTTCGACTTATAGGCCACGTGGTGCCATAATGGCATTTTGTGCTTGTTGTTGCATGGTGCCATAATGGCTCTTTGTGTTTTTGTTTGTTTTTATTGTGTTTGTGTTAAGTGACTGTTATTAAAGGGTTTATGTAGTTGTGTGTTAAAGTGGCATGGGTTGTGCAGTTGTGAGGAGTGTCTTTGTTGGTGTCTCAGCGCCGACTGGGCTCTTCCACACGTCTTCACCTTTTGAGAGGACTATCATGCACTGTTCAACTCACCAATCCTCACTCAGTCGTCCGTTTCGAGTGGCACGCTGTAACACTGCAACGCGTTGCGGTGGCCTGGGGGCACTCACCATCATCGAAGCGGACTCATATTCCCGCGTTGAACTGGATGTCGCCGGGTTTTCAGCTGAAGAGCTTTCAATCGATCTTCAGGATGGCCATTTGGTCGTGTCCGGTAAGCGTCATCAGGCCGGCGACTGTGATGCAACGATCTACAGTGAACGGCAGTCGTTGACGTTTCGTCGGGTTCTGCGTTTGGACAGTAGGTTCGATGCCGTAACAGCTGAGGCAGAACTTACGGACGGCGTCTTAATACTGACGTTTGCTCGAAATCGGGAAGCTGAACGCCGTCGTATTGAGATTCAGAATTCAGAAAATGACGTCTGAATCTGAAGTCAATTTGAATTCAACCACTCGTCTAATTCAATACCTTCCCATTCAGGAGACAGTACTGTGAATCTGAACTCACTTGAAAACTCATTTCAGCTTTTTAGCGACCTGGTTAGTGACTTGGTTCCCGGAGCGGATGATCATGCACGACCGGAACTCACTATCTTTGATCATGAAGACCGTTACGTCATCGAATGCGACCTCCCGGGTGTGTCACTTGCTGATGTCAGCCTTGAAGTTCACGACGGTGTGCTGGAGATCTCCGGCGAACGCCGGAAGTCCGAATTACCGGAAGGATCGTCGGTGAGATACGACGAACGTCTCTGGAATCACTTCCGAAGAAGAATCAGGCTGGACAAGTCCGTGGACTCTACATTGATTACCGCGGACTATAACAACGGTGTGCTGGTGGTCACCGCTCCTCGGCTTGAGGAAACCCTGCCTCGCAAGGTGATGATCCGGACTTCATCCGGTGACTCATAGATGGGTGAGATGAATACCTGTTTCACCGAACGGGTACGTAAAATCAGGAGCACTTCATGCAGGGTCCGTCAGTAATTCGACGGGCCCTGCTTTCATCTGATTCGACAACAATGTTCGAGATCCATACATAACCGTCTGCACCGTTGCGTTTTTCGTTGATTCGTTATCGTGCCCGATTCACGAACAGGACACTCCTGGTATTATTGTGAGCCAAACGTGACATGGTAAAACGATTCAGCTGACCTGCCCCCGTTTTACAGCAATATGTTTTCCGGACAGGACAAAAAATGCTTGAGAAATTTAAACGCTTTCCTCTGATGTTTGGCCCCACACCGATTGAGCCACTGAGTCGTCTTTCAGAGTGCCTTGGTGGTCGTGTCGATCTTTACGCCAAAAGAGAAGACTGTAATTCCGGGTTGGCATTTGGTGGCAACAAAATTCGAAAGCTGGAATACATTGTCCCCGATGCAATCGCTTCCAATGCGGACA
It encodes the following:
- a CDS encoding Hsp20/alpha crystallin family protein — translated: MHCSTHQSSLSRPFRVARCNTATRCGGLGALTIIEADSYSRVELDVAGFSAEELSIDLQDGHLVVSGKRHQAGDCDATIYSERQSLTFRRVLRLDSRFDAVTAEAELTDGVLILTFARNREAERRRIEIQNSENDV
- a CDS encoding Hsp20/alpha crystallin family protein, with amino-acid sequence MNLNSLENSFQLFSDLVSDLVPGADDHARPELTIFDHEDRYVIECDLPGVSLADVSLEVHDGVLEISGERRKSELPEGSSVRYDERLWNHFRRRIRLDKSVDSTLITADYNNGVLVVTAPRLEETLPRKVMIRTSSGDS